One genomic window of Macaca mulatta isolate MMU2019108-1 chromosome 8, T2T-MMU8v2.0, whole genome shotgun sequence includes the following:
- the LOC144330849 gene encoding uncharacterized protein LOC144330849, with amino-acid sequence MSLLDRERPQLHPLTPKVQFSRNWNRRVRRSRPLSLSRPPPLEQPLSLPETSFRVQGFTSRRLPGNQPCSGVSECPGFREHRPASPTLSTHFPFPPHRRQNEEEQNQSGERQLTLQPLHTPGPGRSSAPGPLDVHSPPPSQSRTLCAELR; translated from the exons ATGTCACTGCTGGATCGTGAGAG GCCGCAGCTCCACCCGCTGACACCGAAAGTTCAGTTCAGCCGCAATTGGAACCGCCGAGTAAGGCGGAGCCGCCCTCTGTCCCTGAGCCGCCCTCCTCCCCTCGAACAGCCACTCTCTCTTCCCGAGACTTCTTTCCGAGTCCAGGGCTTCACATCTCGACGGCTTCCAGGGAACCAGCCCTGCAGCGGGGTCAGCGAGTGCCCGGGCTTTCGGGAACACCGCCCGGCGTCGCCGACCCTCTCCACTCACTTTCCCTTTCCCCCGCACCGCCGTCAGAACGAGGAGGAACAGAACCAAAGCGGAGAGCGGCAACTCACCCTCCAGCCGCTCCACACGCCGGGTCCTGGACGCTCGAGCGCTCCTGGGCCCCTTGACGttcactccccacccccatcccagtcGCGGACCCTTTGTGCAGAGCTCCGCTGA